In the genome of Paenibacillus sp. FSL R5-0766, one region contains:
- a CDS encoding alpha-L-arabinofuranosidase C-terminal domain-containing protein codes for MGTYQNQLIAQYTFEDTVQIGKDSSGKGHDGIAKGEILPVISELKGRTAVSFNGGANGTSYLQLPSNLLRDVSDNTGITIATWVFLGKGSNVWERIFDFGKGEKGPYLFLTRQLLGTLYAGDNLVVHPSRGVVSGEWMHIALSVAGSQGGTLSSAGPIVYVNGEKAADGSISQTSSGNYAKLREWFDSFTDPENYSQNYIGRSQYAADVDFAGSLSDFRIYGAALTMDEVIEVMCESLTDEAIVKLAADKYLSFPNQIITKDVSLPADLLGGKVSVEWSSSAPEVLSENGGVQAITSAQEVTLRALLNRGDRKISQSFNVSVVPAHLPPYTVTIHGDQKVADISEVMYGLFYEDINNAADGGIYAELVQNRSFESFAFDTYSHDSGECGCSTGRNREPLFAWSGDTEKMLVQHTDGLNVHFNVEDPEVNAYYVTVQDGATIRNRGFSDSNQHCAMSIKQGESYDFTVWAKAESAGTITVQLQDGRDTSISDSVTLHVEGGNTWKKYGLSLTGTETVLGQLALTFAGDISIDMVSLVPQNVWGADPTEEGISATAHANYTGNPNYRLRKDLIQALADLHPKFLRFPGGCISEGSFIWDNVYDWKDSVGPVELRKENYNVWGYMMTMGLGYMEYFQLAEDLNAAPVPVMACGVLCQARSDYAHPAGGALRDYYIRNFTDLIDFALSTDFEHNEWAAVRSQMGHPEPFDLRYLGVGNENWGTEFFANFEVFKRSIDEYMKQNYPDHELHIISTVGAQADDDAYQEGWKFLSGNLTGSAQVAFADGTEVIEETVTWYENQDNYMDTIADEHYYRSNEYLLNNVDRYNYYDRAYLEDGSIDWKETSKVFVGEYASTDKNTLAGAVAEAAIMTGFENNADVVRLAAYAPLFNKVLTDGTYRWTPDCIWFDDETVWYTPNYYVQQLFAKYVGDQVLETSFSTYSKGKPLNLIPRGGIEIATGHADIVVKRVTVTSNVDGTILLDEDFRERTEPSDAWRQIPGSEGYTLTAGKGLILKAQSSGLNGLYLLNDEWTNYQVHVEAERISGEDGFYIGVGLTDISPENKDVIEYAISYGGNATGVKVYKQGIEGYTLGDYSSSSAAGNLRAANYEPLENGTNYTITVNYGGDTGKNLICSYTDGRNTSKVLDYKLEAYNREVFHSVTKDARHVYVKLVNADGVDKSTRICLQDLKVDTSARLITLTGEDHLVHIPNVNQKNDEKVVPQEQEIKLNGESAIVCLPAHSVNVLIMNLL; via the coding sequence ATGGGCACATATCAAAATCAATTAATCGCACAATACACGTTCGAAGATACCGTTCAGATCGGGAAGGACAGTTCCGGTAAGGGACATGATGGTATAGCCAAAGGTGAGATTCTACCTGTGATATCCGAGTTAAAAGGCAGAACGGCGGTGAGTTTCAACGGTGGAGCGAATGGAACTTCTTATCTGCAATTACCCTCGAATCTGCTTCGTGATGTAAGCGATAACACGGGAATTACGATTGCCACTTGGGTGTTTCTGGGCAAGGGGTCTAATGTGTGGGAACGCATTTTTGACTTTGGCAAAGGGGAGAAGGGGCCGTATTTATTTCTGACACGTCAGCTTCTGGGTACGTTATATGCTGGTGATAATCTGGTTGTCCACCCAAGCCGGGGAGTTGTAAGTGGAGAGTGGATGCACATTGCACTCTCCGTGGCAGGCAGCCAAGGGGGGACTTTGAGCAGTGCGGGACCAATTGTGTATGTAAATGGGGAGAAGGCCGCAGACGGTTCGATCAGTCAGACGTCGAGCGGCAATTATGCCAAATTGCGCGAATGGTTTGATTCGTTCACCGATCCTGAGAATTATAGCCAGAATTATATTGGACGTTCCCAGTATGCAGCGGATGTGGATTTTGCAGGTTCGTTATCCGACTTCCGGATCTATGGGGCAGCGCTCACCATGGATGAAGTCATTGAAGTGATGTGTGAGTCACTGACCGATGAAGCGATTGTGAAGCTTGCGGCGGACAAGTACTTGTCCTTCCCCAACCAAATCATCACCAAGGATGTATCATTACCTGCAGACTTGCTGGGTGGTAAAGTGTCTGTTGAATGGAGCTCCAGTGCTCCAGAAGTTCTGTCTGAGAACGGAGGGGTTCAGGCAATCACATCGGCACAGGAGGTTACGCTCCGTGCGCTTTTGAACAGAGGTGATCGTAAGATAAGCCAAAGCTTTAACGTGTCTGTTGTGCCAGCGCATCTCCCGCCTTATACGGTGACCATCCATGGAGATCAGAAGGTGGCTGACATCAGTGAAGTCATGTATGGACTTTTTTACGAGGATATTAACAACGCGGCAGATGGCGGAATCTATGCAGAGCTTGTTCAGAATCGATCATTTGAGTCTTTTGCATTTGATACGTACTCGCATGACTCTGGAGAATGTGGTTGTTCGACAGGTCGAAATCGTGAACCTTTGTTTGCCTGGTCAGGCGATACCGAGAAAATGCTCGTACAGCATACGGACGGACTGAACGTTCACTTTAACGTGGAAGACCCTGAAGTAAATGCTTATTATGTCACGGTTCAGGATGGGGCTACGATTCGGAATCGTGGATTCTCCGACTCCAACCAGCATTGTGCCATGTCCATCAAGCAGGGCGAATCATATGACTTTACCGTATGGGCAAAAGCAGAATCGGCAGGAACGATCACTGTTCAATTGCAGGATGGAAGAGACACTTCCATCAGTGATTCGGTAACGCTGCATGTTGAAGGTGGGAACACATGGAAGAAATACGGTCTGTCTCTAACCGGAACGGAGACTGTACTTGGTCAACTGGCACTTACGTTTGCAGGTGACATCTCCATCGATATGGTGTCCTTAGTCCCTCAAAATGTATGGGGAGCTGATCCGACAGAAGAAGGGATATCGGCTACAGCACATGCCAACTACACAGGTAACCCGAACTATCGATTGAGAAAAGATCTAATCCAGGCACTTGCAGATCTGCATCCGAAGTTCTTGCGTTTTCCGGGAGGATGTATCTCGGAGGGATCTTTTATCTGGGATAACGTATATGACTGGAAGGATTCTGTGGGTCCGGTTGAGCTCCGCAAAGAGAATTATAATGTCTGGGGTTACATGATGACGATGGGCCTTGGTTATATGGAGTACTTCCAACTGGCGGAAGATCTGAATGCCGCTCCAGTTCCAGTCATGGCTTGTGGTGTGTTGTGTCAGGCACGCTCGGATTATGCTCACCCTGCGGGTGGCGCTTTAAGGGATTATTATATCCGCAACTTTACAGACCTGATTGACTTTGCGCTCAGTACAGACTTTGAACACAACGAATGGGCGGCGGTACGAAGCCAGATGGGACATCCTGAACCGTTTGATCTTCGTTATCTGGGCGTAGGCAATGAGAACTGGGGCACTGAATTTTTTGCCAACTTCGAAGTATTCAAACGTTCAATAGATGAGTACATGAAACAGAACTATCCTGATCATGAGCTGCACATTATCTCGACGGTTGGAGCTCAGGCGGATGATGATGCGTACCAGGAAGGATGGAAATTCCTCAGCGGGAATCTGACCGGGTCAGCTCAGGTTGCTTTTGCAGATGGCACTGAGGTGATTGAGGAGACCGTAACTTGGTATGAGAATCAGGACAATTACATGGACACCATTGCAGATGAGCACTACTACCGCTCCAATGAATATTTGCTGAATAACGTAGATCGGTACAACTACTATGACCGGGCCTATCTTGAAGACGGAAGTATCGATTGGAAAGAAACATCCAAAGTATTTGTGGGAGAATATGCTTCCACGGACAAAAACACGCTGGCAGGAGCGGTAGCAGAAGCTGCGATCATGACTGGATTTGAAAATAACGCGGACGTTGTTCGTTTGGCTGCCTATGCGCCATTGTTCAACAAAGTACTAACGGATGGTACTTACCGCTGGACGCCAGACTGCATCTGGTTTGATGATGAAACAGTATGGTATACACCGAATTATTATGTACAGCAGCTTTTTGCAAAATATGTAGGGGATCAGGTGCTTGAGACTTCATTCTCCACCTATAGCAAAGGCAAACCGTTGAATCTCATTCCTCGTGGAGGCATCGAGATTGCAACAGGTCATGCAGACATCGTGGTGAAACGAGTCACAGTGACGTCCAATGTGGATGGAACGATACTGCTAGATGAAGATTTCAGGGAACGTACAGAGCCAAGTGACGCATGGAGACAGATTCCCGGATCGGAAGGATACACATTAACCGCAGGAAAAGGACTCATTTTGAAGGCACAATCAAGTGGATTGAATGGATTGTATCTGCTAAATGACGAATGGACCAACTACCAAGTTCACGTTGAGGCTGAAAGAATTTCAGGTGAGGATGGTTTTTACATTGGCGTGGGACTGACGGATATCTCACCTGAGAACAAGGATGTTATTGAGTACGCAATCAGTTATGGCGGGAACGCAACAGGCGTAAAGGTGTACAAACAAGGGATTGAGGGTTACACCTTGGGAGACTATTCATCCAGTTCGGCAGCCGGTAACCTGAGAGCGGCCAACTATGAACCACTGGAGAATGGGACTAATTATACAATCACGGTTAACTATGGTGGGGATACAGGAAAGAATCTGATCTGCTCCTATACAGACGGACGTAATACCAGCAAGGTTCTGGATTACAAGCTGGAAGCTTACAACCGGGAAGTGTTCCACTCTGTTACAAAAGACGCACGGCATGTGTATGTGAAACTGGTCAATGCAGATGGTGTGGATAAATCAACCCGGATTTGCCTTCAGGATCTGAAGGTGGATACTTCAGCCAGGCTGATCACACTTACTGGAGAAGATCATCTGGTGCATATTCCGAATGTGAATCAGAAGAATGATGAGAAAGTGGTTCCCCAAGAACAGGAGATTAAGTTGAATGGTGAATCAGCGATTGTATGTTTGCCTGCTCATTCGGTAAATGTACTTATTATGAATCTTCTGTAA
- a CDS encoding TrkH family potassium uptake protein gives MNQRNKRVMKTSALMNIESIVNKLKNNMSPPQLIMMIFFTLIWIGAILLALPISSRTGTSIGLLDALFTATSAICVNGLIVLDTGSVFSTFGQVIIMILIQVGGLGFMTLGVMVAIILGKRIGLKQRLLIQQATNTSSAQGLVKLSMYIVLIAFAFEALATVVLTLRWQSDLGWGQAFYYAIFHSISAFNNAGFSLWSDSLTPFVGDPIVNLTVITLFIIGGLGYIVVVDVFRKRSWRKLSLHSKIVLIGSFSLYLFGFITIFLIESWNPATFADLSFGERIWASLFQGTAPRSSGFNTIDIGSMLATSQFFIIILMFIGASSGGTGGGIKINTFVVLVLATIQTFRGGGQIHAFERKIAEETVMRALAVVLSALAFVLGISILLSISEGILENHFLDVLFEATSAFSTTGLSMGLTSELSVAGKIIVTITMFAGRLGPLTLAFALAQKKRTSKIGYAEDHVLIG, from the coding sequence ATGAACCAAAGAAATAAACGTGTAATGAAAACTTCGGCCCTAATGAACATTGAATCAATTGTGAACAAGTTAAAAAATAATATGAGCCCTCCTCAACTTATCATGATGATCTTCTTCACTCTCATCTGGATCGGAGCTATATTGCTTGCACTGCCGATATCTTCACGTACCGGGACTTCCATCGGTTTACTTGATGCCTTGTTCACAGCAACCTCTGCTATATGTGTAAATGGGCTGATTGTCTTGGATACAGGGAGTGTCTTTTCAACATTCGGACAGGTCATTATCATGATTTTGATTCAGGTTGGTGGACTAGGGTTCATGACACTAGGTGTAATGGTAGCTATTATTCTGGGGAAACGGATTGGCTTGAAACAGAGGCTTCTTATTCAACAAGCCACCAATACCTCCTCAGCTCAAGGTCTGGTTAAGCTATCCATGTATATTGTACTTATAGCCTTTGCTTTTGAAGCGCTGGCTACAGTGGTTCTTACATTGCGCTGGCAGAGCGATTTGGGATGGGGACAAGCTTTCTATTACGCCATATTCCATTCCATCTCTGCCTTCAATAATGCGGGTTTCTCTCTTTGGAGTGATAGCCTTACCCCATTTGTTGGTGACCCGATTGTTAATCTTACGGTCATTACGCTCTTTATCATTGGCGGCTTGGGTTATATTGTGGTTGTGGATGTATTCCGCAAACGTTCATGGAGAAAGCTCTCCTTGCATTCAAAGATAGTATTAATCGGCAGTTTTTCTCTATACTTGTTCGGATTCATCACCATCTTCTTAATCGAGAGTTGGAATCCTGCTACGTTCGCTGATTTATCTTTCGGTGAACGTATATGGGCTTCTCTATTTCAGGGTACTGCTCCTCGAAGCTCCGGATTCAACACCATTGACATTGGAAGTATGTTGGCCACATCCCAATTTTTCATTATTATTCTAATGTTCATTGGGGCTTCTTCCGGCGGAACAGGTGGAGGAATTAAAATCAATACTTTTGTGGTTCTTGTTCTTGCGACCATTCAAACATTTCGAGGCGGCGGACAAATTCATGCTTTTGAGCGTAAAATTGCAGAAGAAACAGTGATGCGCGCACTCGCTGTTGTCTTAAGTGCCCTTGCCTTTGTACTTGGGATCTCCATTTTGTTATCCATATCCGAAGGCATTCTTGAAAATCATTTTCTGGATGTTCTGTTTGAAGCCACTTCGGCTTTTAGCACTACAGGACTATCGATGGGTCTGACAAGTGAGTTGAGTGTTGCGGGTAAAATTATAGTCACCATTACGATGTTTGCAGGACGATTGGGACCACTAACTCTGGCTTTTGCATTGGCGCAGAAGAAACGTACATCCAAAATCGGTTATGCAGAGGATCATGTCCTCATTGGTTAA
- a CDS encoding TrkA family potassium uptake protein, with amino-acid sequence MKKQFMVLGLGRFGSSLTHTLIKNGHEVLAVDKSETLVQEISTVATHAVQADCTDKSVLMELGASNFSHAIVAIGEDLQASILTTLLLKELNVPKVTAKAKNDNHGSVLSKIGADQIVYPERDMATRLGNQLSSDNIIDSIELSSDYNLVEIRAPLSMNQKTLLELNIRAEYGCTVIAIKTGNNLNISPMAEDIVRAGDMLLLIGSNDDIRNLESDYEPKK; translated from the coding sequence ATGAAAAAACAGTTTATGGTACTTGGTCTTGGACGATTCGGTTCAAGCTTGACACACACACTCATTAAAAACGGGCATGAAGTGCTCGCAGTAGACAAAAGCGAAACTCTTGTTCAGGAAATTTCAACGGTGGCAACCCATGCCGTACAAGCAGACTGTACTGACAAATCAGTCCTTATGGAGCTTGGGGCAAGTAACTTTTCACACGCCATTGTTGCGATCGGCGAAGATCTGCAAGCAAGTATACTGACCACTCTATTGTTGAAAGAACTTAATGTGCCCAAAGTAACAGCCAAGGCCAAAAATGATAATCACGGTAGTGTGCTTAGCAAGATCGGTGCGGATCAGATTGTTTACCCTGAACGTGACATGGCCACGAGACTGGGGAATCAGCTTAGTTCAGACAACATCATTGATTCCATTGAATTGTCTTCAGATTATAATCTGGTCGAGATCAGAGCTCCCTTAAGCATGAATCAAAAGACATTGCTAGAACTCAATATTCGAGCTGAATATGGATGTACCGTTATCGCCATCAAAACGGGGAATAACTTAAATATCTCACCCATGGCAGAAGACATAGTCCGTGCGGGAGATATGCTCCTGTTAATAGGCAGTAACGATGACATTCGGAATCTGGAGAGTGATTATGAACCAAAGAAATAA
- a CDS encoding DUF4023 family protein, which yields MESTQDFVKKINENAEKARHNKNNGKGTPGDKLPSKQHSTNK from the coding sequence ATGGAAAGTACTCAAGATTTTGTGAAAAAAATTAACGAAAATGCCGAAAAAGCGCGTCACAATAAAAACAACGGCAAGGGAACGCCAGGGGACAAGCTACCATCCAAACAGCACTCAACGAATAAGTAG
- a CDS encoding helix-turn-helix domain-containing protein: MLQKFGFTQYESQVYEAIFAQDEPLDATSIVNYSNVPKAKIYEVLNRLIDKGTVLTTMDGKKKLYMAVDLQSIIHKIKADFEKDIEELKSYKIKRTFTDEHIWTLKDESSIASNIEQLIEEADSSILFLAWNERMEKYRELLEQKEKQGVYVEVLAVGGMETSLNRIYSLIPLLDAPEPSQLLIVDHAYLLFAGVEHDSWRAIKTMSKPIVKAMTDYFYHDVALTQITKKYGDQLLQDAEIEKLLTRLIY, translated from the coding sequence ATGTTGCAGAAATTCGGGTTTACACAATATGAAAGTCAGGTATACGAGGCTATATTCGCGCAGGATGAACCGCTTGATGCCACATCGATTGTAAATTACTCCAACGTTCCCAAAGCCAAAATCTATGAAGTGCTCAACCGTCTGATCGACAAGGGAACGGTGCTGACAACGATGGATGGGAAGAAGAAACTATATATGGCTGTGGATCTTCAGTCCATTATTCATAAGATTAAAGCTGATTTTGAGAAAGATATTGAGGAATTGAAGAGTTACAAAATCAAACGTACATTCACCGATGAACATATCTGGACGTTAAAAGATGAGTCTTCCATCGCATCAAATATCGAACAGCTGATCGAGGAAGCAGATTCATCAATTCTTTTTCTGGCCTGGAATGAGCGAATGGAGAAATATCGTGAACTGCTGGAGCAGAAGGAAAAGCAGGGCGTGTACGTTGAAGTGCTTGCCGTTGGGGGAATGGAGACATCCTTAAACCGGATATACTCGTTGATTCCATTGCTTGATGCGCCAGAACCTTCACAGCTGCTTATTGTGGATCATGCGTATTTGCTGTTTGCCGGTGTGGAGCACGATTCATGGCGAGCGATCAAGACGATGTCCAAACCGATTGTCAAAGCGATGACGGATTATTTCTACCATGATGTTGCCCTTACTCAGATTACCAAAAAATACGGTGACCAACTGTTACAGGATGCTGAAATCGAGAAACTGCTCACCAGGTTGATCTATTAA
- a CDS encoding MFS transporter, translated as MNKKVYVLAIAAFVVGTVELILGGILDLIATDLHLSLAKAGYLISIFSLVYALSAPILLNMTARFERKKVYMCTLFVFLISNLISAFSSSFYMLMAGRALGAATGSLIFVLSLTLAARIVEPQYKGRAVGIITMGGSASLILGVPLGIFVGNLAGWREVFMLIAILTAVVMVAIWIAMDRVQPIPAVSLKKQLTALWNPKMLAIHATTLLVLAGHLTLYAYFTPFLQETLGASATMVTFIYMMFGIAAVAGGGIGGMLSDRLHPAKAIIIVLIPFIVSMAVIPFSVGLPLIAFLLLLSIWSALSWTVTPVQNSLIIKTSPETAETLISTNSGIAHAGIALGTYIGGMVIDHSSILNTGWVGSVLILLGLVTAIYAISVKEKTVQAVA; from the coding sequence ATGAATAAGAAAGTATATGTGCTCGCTATCGCAGCATTTGTGGTCGGAACCGTTGAACTGATCTTGGGCGGAATTCTGGACCTGATTGCTACGGATCTTCATCTTTCCCTGGCCAAAGCGGGGTATTTAATCTCTATTTTCTCACTTGTCTATGCGTTGTCTGCACCGATTTTATTAAATATGACGGCCAGATTCGAGCGTAAAAAGGTATATATGTGTACGCTGTTTGTTTTTCTGATCAGTAACCTGATCTCTGCATTTAGTTCCAGTTTTTATATGCTGATGGCAGGCAGAGCACTCGGAGCCGCCACGGGTTCACTTATTTTTGTGCTCTCCCTGACCCTTGCAGCACGTATTGTGGAACCACAATATAAAGGACGCGCCGTGGGGATTATTACCATGGGAGGCAGTGCATCACTTATCTTGGGTGTACCTCTTGGAATCTTTGTAGGTAACTTGGCAGGCTGGCGTGAGGTGTTTATGTTGATCGCTATTCTCACAGCAGTGGTTATGGTGGCCATCTGGATTGCGATGGATCGTGTACAGCCTATTCCTGCTGTATCCCTGAAGAAACAGCTTACGGCACTGTGGAATCCAAAAATGTTGGCAATCCATGCTACAACTTTGCTTGTGCTTGCGGGTCATTTGACTTTATATGCGTATTTCACGCCATTCTTGCAAGAAACGCTGGGTGCCAGTGCGACGATGGTCACCTTTATCTATATGATGTTTGGGATCGCCGCTGTTGCAGGGGGAGGAATCGGGGGCATGTTATCCGATCGTCTGCATCCTGCTAAAGCCATTATCATTGTGCTGATTCCCTTTATCGTGAGTATGGCTGTCATTCCGTTCAGTGTGGGATTGCCTTTGATCGCCTTCTTGTTATTGTTAAGCATCTGGAGTGCACTGAGTTGGACCGTTACGCCTGTGCAGAATAGTCTCATTATCAAAACTTCGCCGGAAACAGCCGAAACGCTAATCAGCACCAACTCAGGTATTGCACATGCAGGTATTGCACTGGGTACCTATATCGGCGGCATGGTGATCGATCATTCATCGATTCTGAACACCGGATGGGTTGGTTCTGTTCTGATTCTGCTTGGTTTGGTGACTGCCATCTATGCCATTAGCGTTAAGGAAAAAACCGTTCAGGCGGTTGCTTAG
- a CDS encoding sugar O-acetyltransferase, producing the protein MTEKEKSQLGLLYNANYDQELIEERLHAKGLCYDYNQLHPAKINEREALIKKLLGKTTDRFLIEQPFVCDYGYNIEIGENFYSNHNIIMLDGGKISFGDNVFVAPNCGFYTAGHPYDVEQRNEGLEIVGPITVGNNVWIGGGVTVLAGVTIGDNTIIGAGSVVTKSIPSGVIAAGNPCRVLRKITEE; encoded by the coding sequence ATGACTGAAAAAGAGAAATCTCAATTAGGGCTTTTATATAATGCCAATTATGATCAAGAGTTAATTGAAGAGCGTTTACATGCCAAAGGACTTTGTTACGATTATAACCAGCTTCATCCAGCCAAGATCAATGAAAGAGAAGCGTTAATCAAGAAACTGCTGGGGAAAACGACGGATCGTTTCCTGATTGAACAGCCATTTGTATGTGATTACGGCTATAATATTGAAATTGGTGAGAACTTCTATAGCAATCATAATATTATCATGCTGGATGGAGGGAAAATCAGTTTTGGAGATAACGTTTTTGTTGCTCCCAATTGTGGATTTTATACCGCAGGCCACCCTTATGATGTTGAGCAGCGCAATGAAGGTCTGGAGATCGTTGGACCCATCACGGTGGGCAATAATGTGTGGATCGGTGGCGGTGTGACGGTTCTTGCCGGAGTGACGATTGGAGATAATACGATCATCGGCGCAGGGAGTGTAGTGACCAAGAGTATACCGTCTGGTGTGATTGCTGCGGGTAATCCTTGCAGGGTCCTTCGCAAGATAACGGAAGAATAA
- a CDS encoding glycoside hydrolase family 1 protein has translation MSNSQNHTYQFPENFLWGGAIAANQAEGAYNQGGKGLSTQDVAPKGIMGPITEEPTEDNMKLIGIDLYHRYKEDVKLFAEMGFKVFRTSIAWSRIFPKGDELEPNEEGLQFYDDLFDECHKYGIEPLVTLSHYETPLHLSKEYDGWVNRKMVGFYERYVTAVFKRYKNKVKYWLTFNEINSILEAPFMSGGIYTPKEKLSKQDLYQAIHHEFVASASAVKLCHEIIPTAQIGCMMLSMPTYPLTPNPDDMIKVMEFEHSNYFFGDVHVRGRYPGYMKRYFRENGIEIQMEAGDEEMLLNTVDFISFSYYMSICQTADPEKQIAGEGNLLGGVPNPYLPASEWGWQIDPQGLRYVLNMFYDRYQKPLFIVENGLGAVDELITGADGEKTVEDDYRIQYLNDHLVQVGEAIEDGVEIMGYTSWGCIDVVSASSAQLKKRYGYIYVDRHDDGSGTLERYRKKSFHWYKEVISSNGKSLQR, from the coding sequence ATGAGTAACTCTCAAAATCACACCTATCAATTCCCGGAAAATTTCCTGTGGGGTGGCGCAATTGCAGCCAACCAGGCTGAAGGTGCATACAATCAAGGCGGCAAAGGATTATCTACTCAGGATGTAGCTCCCAAAGGCATCATGGGGCCAATCACGGAAGAGCCAACCGAAGATAACATGAAACTAATCGGTATCGATTTGTATCATCGCTACAAGGAAGATGTGAAACTGTTTGCCGAGATGGGCTTCAAGGTATTCCGTACTTCCATTGCCTGGTCCCGGATTTTCCCAAAAGGGGACGAGCTGGAGCCAAATGAAGAAGGATTGCAGTTCTACGACGATCTGTTTGACGAGTGTCACAAATACGGGATCGAACCACTGGTTACGCTTTCCCACTATGAGACACCTCTTCACCTTTCCAAAGAATACGACGGCTGGGTTAACCGGAAAATGGTTGGATTCTATGAGCGTTATGTAACTGCCGTATTTAAACGTTATAAAAACAAAGTAAAATACTGGCTTACCTTTAACGAAATCAATTCGATTCTTGAAGCACCCTTCATGAGTGGAGGCATCTACACGCCTAAGGAAAAGCTTAGCAAGCAAGATCTCTATCAGGCGATCCATCATGAGTTTGTAGCCAGTGCTTCCGCTGTGAAGCTCTGTCATGAGATCATTCCTACGGCACAGATTGGTTGTATGATGCTCAGTATGCCTACCTACCCGCTGACACCAAATCCGGACGATATGATTAAAGTCATGGAATTCGAACATAGCAACTATTTCTTCGGCGATGTACACGTAAGAGGTCGCTACCCTGGTTATATGAAACGTTACTTCCGTGAAAATGGAATCGAGATTCAGATGGAAGCTGGCGACGAGGAAATGTTGCTGAATACGGTAGACTTTATCTCTTTCAGTTATTACATGAGTATCTGTCAAACAGCAGACCCGGAGAAGCAAATCGCAGGTGAAGGTAACCTTCTTGGGGGTGTACCTAACCCTTATCTGCCAGCAAGTGAATGGGGATGGCAGATTGACCCGCAAGGATTGCGTTATGTGCTTAACATGTTCTATGACCGCTATCAAAAACCACTGTTTATTGTAGAGAATGGTCTTGGTGCTGTTGATGAATTGATCACGGGTGCGGACGGCGAGAAAACAGTTGAAGATGACTACCGAATCCAGTATCTGAATGATCATCTGGTTCAAGTTGGTGAAGCGATTGAAGATGGCGTTGAAATTATGGGTTATACTTCATGGGGTTGCATTGATGTTGTCAGTGCGTCTTCTGCCCAGTTGAAAAAACGTTATGGCTATATCTATGTGGATCGTCATGACGATGGATCAGGAACACTCGAACGTTATCGCAAGAAATCCTTCCATTGGTACAAAGAAGTGATCAGCAGTAACGGGAAAAGTTTGCAGCGTTAA
- a CDS encoding LacI family DNA-binding transcriptional regulator — MSKFDEIMKRSGYSKATVSRVINHSPHVSDEARQIITDIMKQLNYIPNRNAVSLSTGQTKQIGIVTSTTGEIILTFMNQFIDTAMDFGFQTIIYTSRGDPEIELQAFEDLRSKRVDGLVIIACVNDPRKLKAYMEYGPIVSWQRMGNDEIPSVAMDQAEGYKLALEHLVSRGYTRIANAFGRAESLNTQSRREAYESFMKSRGLHVWTEAYQYSVFSSSDGEEAMGRMAEGPELPQAVLCSNDYAAIGILSEARRRNIQVPEQLAIVGFDDIELSRVLGITTIHNPIAEQATQAFHHLWAVLGKTELRTEQLTYQLIERETT; from the coding sequence ATGTCCAAGTTTGATGAAATTATGAAGCGGTCCGGTTACTCAAAAGCGACAGTGTCACGCGTGATTAATCATTCTCCGCATGTTAGTGATGAAGCAAGACAGATCATAACGGATATTATGAAACAGTTGAATTATATTCCCAACCGGAATGCGGTATCGTTATCTACAGGGCAGACAAAACAGATTGGAATTGTGACCTCTACCACAGGTGAGATCATTCTTACATTCATGAATCAATTCATTGATACAGCCATGGATTTTGGGTTTCAGACGATTATCTATACATCCCGTGGAGATCCGGAGATTGAATTGCAGGCGTTCGAAGATCTGCGCAGTAAACGAGTCGATGGGCTAGTTATTATTGCTTGTGTCAATGATCCTCGGAAATTAAAGGCGTATATGGAATACGGTCCGATTGTCTCCTGGCAGCGAATGGGGAATGACGAGATTCCGTCTGTTGCGATGGATCAGGCAGAAGGGTATAAGTTAGCTCTGGAGCATCTGGTATCAAGAGGATACACCCGAATTGCGAATGCATTTGGCAGGGCTGAAAGTTTGAATACCCAGAGCCGCCGAGAAGCCTATGAATCTTTCATGAAGAGCAGAGGGTTGCATGTGTGGACTGAAGCATATCAATATTCCGTATTTAGCTCCTCCGATGGCGAAGAAGCGATGGGAAGAATGGCTGAGGGGCCAGAACTTCCACAGGCCGTATTATGTTCCAATGATTATGCAGCCATCGGCATTCTGAGTGAAGCACGTAGACGGAATATTCAGGTACCGGAACAACTCGCCATTGTGGGGTTTGATGATATCGAGCTTTCCCGCGTTCTTGGAATCACGACCATACACAATCCGATTGCGGAGCAAGCCACCCAGGCTTTCCATCACTTGTGGGCTGTATTGGGTAAAACAGAGTTGCGGACCGAACAGCTGACATACCAGCTGATTGAGCGTGAGACGACTTGA